aataacaatattttgaaatgatGCATGAAATTAATAACACCTTTTCTAAATATTATGATTTGTATTTTCTGCTGTAGGATCTTTTGCTAATAAGCCTATTACATTTTTGCCCTCTTGGTTCTTAGCATAATAGGTTAATATTATCTATGAGTAGCACAATATTTAAGGAGGATCCCCATTCTAGAGAGGTTGGTAATAAAGTGAATTAGTTAAACATTTTGAAGCTGGGATATTGTTTGTTCTGTTATCAGATGTCATCTTTGCTGATCTGTGCAGTGCATAGAAGACAGACTTCAATACAAACCTCAAGATCTAATTAGTGTCTCAGTTCACCAACAAGGCTCTGAACAGCATTTCCTATCTAATGAACACTTTCCCCTTTTCTATATAATGTAATTACAGACCAGGCTGTTtcccattaataaaaaaaaatgaaaacagcctgcttttttcttttctgttatatTATTGGGAACATGCTTCCAGTTAAAGTCAGTGTTTGTTATCTCAGCAAAGGATGGTgtgatttaaatgtatttaagaaGGGTTAATAATATTTTACTCTTCTTTATTGCTTCCCATTTAAGGGAGTACTAATGCATTTTACAAACAGTAATGAATATTCAGAACAGTTTATgaggatgggaaactgaggcacagaaagagtgAATTACTTGCTCAAGAGTGGGTGAGTAGCATAGGCAGGTATATGACCAAGATTTTCTAACTCCtggtcctgtgctttaaccacttgTTAGTTATAATTAGTTACAATTAGTAACCTAACAGAAGTAGGATGTTCTTACCTCAGAAATCAATAGTGCGTTACAGTAAATGATACTAGCATGGCAGGTATAGTTTGATTGGGCAGGCTGCTGTTTGCATCACTGCCAGAGCTCTGTATCCCAGTGATTATAATGCAGTCACTTAATCAAATTCGGTGGAACAAAaactaacaagtttattaaatGAGCTTAATTTGATTAATCAGTGTTGAGACACACTATCCATTTGGTTGTTGCAATAGGAATTATTAGCTACTTGGAGCTGCTCAGGTGTACCTTGACGTAAATTCaagtttctgttaaaaaaaaaaaaaaaaaaaaaaaaagcttcagtcACTGAGCCTCTGTAATAACTGTGCAATAAGGATCTGTACAAATGATGGCTTATATATTGATAGAGGCTTATGAGAGGAATTGAATGCTTTGCAAAATTCAACCTGTACATCATCTGTTTTGACATTCTACTAAGAACGGCTGACATGATTTACTACTGTGTGCATTAACTTAAAAATGATATCTGGGTTTCCAGGTAGAATAAGTAAAGATAAGCACAAGTTGTCTATTTATTTATGAGACATTGTTTGCCCATTGTAGGCACCACTGGAATTTAAatagataataaataaaatatacatgaTTAATATTCAATATTTGACTTTAAAACTGTGATGTGAAAAGTAAATCACAAGTTAACAGGTGTTCATTGGCttgcattttttaacatttttccaacctaactgcatttattttcttccctctccagaTGCAGCAATTGTTCCATGAAAATTATGAACACAACCGGAAGGGTTACATCCAAGATCTTCACAACAGTAAAATACACACAGCTATAACACTTCATCCAAATAAAAGGCCAGCCTACCAATACAGACTCCACAATTACATACTGAGCCGCAAAATTTCAGAACTACGCTATCGCACCATCCAGCTCCATAGAGAAAGTGCCCTAATGAGCAAGCTCAGTAACAGTGAAATAAATAAGGAAGATCAGCAGCTGGGAATGATGCCATCTTTCAATCGCTTCCAGCCCCGTGAAAGGAATGAAGTAATTGAATGGGAATTCCTGACAGGGAAGCTCCTTTACTCTGTGGCTGAGAATCAACCACCCAGACAAAGCATTAATAGCATTCTGCGGGCAGCACTGGATGACACAgtgatgcaagtaatggaaatgatAAATGAGAACTCTAAATCTAGAGGAAGGCTTATTGATTTCAAGGAAATACAATATGGCTACCGTAGGGTTGATCCTATGCATGGAGTGGAGTACATCCTGGATTTACTACTTTTGTACAAAAGACACAAAGGAAGAAAACTTACAGTTCCAGTGAGACGTCATGCTTACCTTCAGCAATTGTTTAGCAAGCCTTTTTTCAAAGAGGCAGAGGAACTGGATGTAAGAAGCCTTGTGGAGAATATTAACAGTGATACTCagtctttctcttttctttcaaatTCTTTAAAGATTTTTTCATCATTTCATGGCACCAAAGAAATAGGAGGACATAGTGACAAGAAAATACATATTCTTGTCCCTCTCACAGGAAGATATGACATTTTCTTAAGATTTATGGAGAATTTTGAAAAGACTTGTGTTATTCCCAGGCAGAATGTAAAGCTGGCAGTAATTCTGTTCAGCTCTGATTCTGGCCAAGATTCCAGCAAACACAGAGAGTTAATTAAAGAATATCATAATAAGTATCCAAAGGCAGATATGACCCTAATTCCTATGACAGGAGAGTTTTCCAGAGGTTTAGGTCTTGAAATGGCCTCATCTCAATTTGACAATGACACTTTGCTGCTATTCTGTGATGTTGACCTGATATTCACACCAGACTTTCTCCAACGATGTAGAGATAATACTATTCAAGGACAGCAGGTTTATTATCCCATCATCTTTAGTCAATATGATCCAAAAGTAATATACAGAGGCAACCCTCCAGGTGACAATAACTTTGTTTTCACAAAGAAAACTGGATTTTGGCGAGACTATGGATTTGGAATCACTTGTATTTACAAAAGTGATCTACTGAGTGCTGGTGGATTTGATACCTCAATTCAAGGCTGGGGACTTGAGGATGTAGACCTCTTTACTAAAGTAATAACTTCTGGGCTGAAGGCTTTTAGAAGTCAAGAAGTAGGAGTTGTACATGTTTTTCATCCAGTTCAGTGTGACCCCAATTTAGACCCTAAACAATATAAAATGTGCTTGGGGTCCAAAGCAAGTACATTTGCATCTACCATGCAGCTGGCTGAACTCTGGCTAGAAAAACATTTAGGTGTCAGGTACAATCGAACTCTCTCCTGACATTCCTGCTCATTCTGCCTTTTTGGGGGAGTTTACCTCAttgttgttctttttattttattttcatattcttaAACTCCTCTTTGTCTTCCAAAGGGTGTATGTTGACCTCAAAAAAGATGAGACTGCTGTACACTAATATTTCCAATTCCTACTGAACTGGTTAGATGTGTTACTTTCCTATGCCCTTTATTCAAAATTGACTGAACTCATGGCAGTCAAATGATCCCACGGAGCACATCCATCATGAGAGATTACATCAAAGGAGAAATGTTCTCTTTGGGCTTTAGGATGCAATATCAGTCTTTGTTGTGTTTGTCAAACTTAATGTGATACAAATATTTACTGGTGAAGATACCACAAAAGTGCTTTATGCTTCCTCTGGGGAAGGAACTCTGTAACATAAACTTGAGTTTTATAATTTATACAAggacttatatatatataaacactacTTTTCTTCATCTTaagaatttttaaagtaaatgaatAACTATGATTgtacctttattttttaaaaaaagaaaaactgaggaGTGTCTTTCCAAATACAACTGGTACTGGCTACCAAGGTCT
This genomic window from Trachemys scripta elegans isolate TJP31775 chromosome 6, CAS_Tse_1.0, whole genome shotgun sequence contains:
- the CHSY3 gene encoding chondroitin sulfate synthase 3 translates to MAARSRRPWLSVVLGLVLGFTAASWLIAPKVAEMSERKRRASSLCSYYGRAAGGARAQQEAAAAAAALGGTGFRSSPWELQAEEGTVPSPPAAAGGEGEPEEEEEAGEKRSGRHGSSHNGSGDWGGPAGCAKPRNFLYVGVMTAQKYLGSRAVAAQRTWARFIPGRVEFFSSQGSTAPLAGPGLPPLPVVALPGVDDSYPPQKKSFMMIKYMHDHYLDKYEWFMRADDDVYIKGEKLEEFLRSLNSSKPLYLGQTGLGNIEELGKLGLEPGENFCMGGPGMIFSREVLRRMVPHIGECLREMYTTHEDVEVGRCVRRFGGTQCVWSYEMQQLFHENYEHNRKGYIQDLHNSKIHTAITLHPNKRPAYQYRLHNYILSRKISELRYRTIQLHRESALMSKLSNSEINKEDQQLGMMPSFNRFQPRERNEVIEWEFLTGKLLYSVAENQPPRQSINSILRAALDDTVMQVMEMINENSKSRGRLIDFKEIQYGYRRVDPMHGVEYILDLLLLYKRHKGRKLTVPVRRHAYLQQLFSKPFFKEAEELDVRSLVENINSDTQSFSFLSNSLKIFSSFHGTKEIGGHSDKKIHILVPLTGRYDIFLRFMENFEKTCVIPRQNVKLAVILFSSDSGQDSSKHRELIKEYHNKYPKADMTLIPMTGEFSRGLGLEMASSQFDNDTLLLFCDVDLIFTPDFLQRCRDNTIQGQQVYYPIIFSQYDPKVIYRGNPPGDNNFVFTKKTGFWRDYGFGITCIYKSDLLSAGGFDTSIQGWGLEDVDLFTKVITSGLKAFRSQEVGVVHVFHPVQCDPNLDPKQYKMCLGSKASTFASTMQLAELWLEKHLGVRYNRTLS